In a single window of the Subtercola sp. PAMC28395 genome:
- a CDS encoding DUF3566 domain-containing protein, with protein MSNVAEKLAKKSSRPAQTKQVRLRLVYVDFWSILKLSFLWSIILGIVTVVATFLIWSLLNQTGVFNSINSVLTEIAGSGNFNLNDFASLGQVMGFAIIVAILDVIVITALGAIAAVLYNLTVKITGGVMLGFTNK; from the coding sequence ATGAGTAACGTAGCCGAGAAGCTCGCCAAGAAGTCATCACGGCCCGCACAGACCAAGCAGGTTCGGCTTCGGCTGGTCTACGTCGACTTCTGGTCGATTTTGAAGCTCTCATTTCTCTGGTCGATCATTCTCGGTATCGTCACCGTGGTGGCGACATTCCTGATCTGGTCGCTCCTCAACCAGACGGGTGTTTTCAACTCGATCAACAGTGTGCTGACGGAGATTGCCGGCAGTGGCAACTTCAACCTGAATGACTTCGCCTCTCTCGGCCAGGTCATGGGTTTCGCAATCATCGTCGCCATTCTCGACGTGATCGTCATCACCGCCCTGGGTGCAATCGCTGCTGTTCTCTACAACCTGACAGTGAAGATCACTGGCGGAGTCATGCTCGGTTTCACGAACAAGTAG